From the genome of Vicia villosa cultivar HV-30 ecotype Madison, WI linkage group LG2, Vvil1.0, whole genome shotgun sequence, one region includes:
- the LOC131652509 gene encoding ubiquitin-conjugating enzyme E2 19-like, which produces MASVNVHTEAAQGNIAPSKQSLPPPKSVDSQSVLRRLQSELMALMMGGDSGISAFPEEDNILCWKGTITGSKETVFEGTEYKLSLSFPNDYPFKAPKVKFDTTCFHPNVDMHGNICLDILQDKWSSAYDVRTILLSIQSLLGEPNISSPLNPQAAQLWSNQEEYRKMVEKLYKSPVA; this is translated from the exons atgGCCAGCGTTAACGTTCACACTGAAGCTGCTCAAGGCAACATTGCTCCCTCAAAGCAATCTCTTCCTCCGCCTAAATCCGTTGATTCTCAATCTGTTCTCAGAAG GTTGCAGTCTGAACTGATGGCTTTGATG ATGGGTGGAGATTCTGGTATATCTGCGTTCCCTGAGGAGGATAATATATTATGTTGGAAAGGAACAATAACAGGAAGCAAAGAAACTGTATTTGAGGGAACAGAATACAAACTCTCCCTTTCATTTCCCAATGACTATCCTTTTAAGGCTCCAAAGGTCAAATTTGACACCACCTGCTTCCACCCTAATGTAGATATGCATGGCAATATATGCCTAGATATTCTTCAG GATAAATGGTCATCTGCTTATGATGTAAGAACGATTCTTCTATCCATTCAAAGCCTGCTGGGAG AGCCAAACATTAGCTCTCCGCTAAATCCACAAGCAGCGCAGCTTTGGAGCAATCAAGAAG AATACAGAAAGATGGTGGAGAAGTTGTACAAATCTCCTGTGGCTTAA